Below is a window of Candidatus Atribacteria bacterium DNA.
AGAATGTTTTCCTGGGAGACATTCAAAGGAAATTTCCAGGTAAATTATCTTCCTTATTTATTCGCTTTTATAGCTGCTATTTCCTGGGGACTCTATTCTAATTTGGTTCGCCGCTGGGCGGGTCATGTTGAGGTGGGCGCTGTCCCTCTCTTCTTATTGGCAACAGGATTAATCTTAACCACCATAAGGCTAATCTTTCCGGAAGAATCTTGCTGGACGCCGCGTGCTGTAGTAGAGCTTTTATATATGTCTGTCTTTCCTACTTTTTTGGCTTATACTTTCTGGGATAGAGCTATGCGGAAAGGTAATATTATATTGGTTGCTTCGCTTTCCTATTTTACTCCTCTACTTTCTATCATTGTCAGCTCTTTATACCTGCAGGTGGTAATTAAACCCACCCTTTGGATAGCCTGTGCTTTGGTTATTGCGGGAGCGATTGTTTGCAAATTTTCCATTATTGATAAAACTCAAGAAAAGTCTACCTTTTAATAAAATTAAATTTAATTGCCTATCTTAGCGCCATCCGGTAATTTTTTTTGAAAAAAGGAAGAATTTGAGATATTATATACTATAAACAAAATTAAACAACAAAAATATAAGGACTTAAAGATGAAATTTGAAATATCCGAAAAATTTAAAAAAATGATAGTTGATGCCGGACGAGAATTATACCAGCAGAATTTAACCATCGGAACCTGGGGGAATATTAGTATTTTAGATCCCGAAACTGGTCTGGTTTACATTAAACCAAGCGGTATGGATTACCATGAAATTTCCCCCGAGGACATCATAGTAGTTGATCAGGAAGGTAAAACGATCGAGGGGATTAGGAAACCCTCTATTGAGATGCCTATGCATCTTTCCGTGTACCACACCAGGAAAGATGTAGGTGCAATAGTACATTATCATCCCATTTATTCCAGTGTGTTAGCAGTAACAGGGTTCAGTCTTCCGGGAATTTGTGAGGATTTTGTCCAGATAGTAGGGGAAAAAGTTTTATGTGCGAAATATGCTTTACCCGGATCAGATGAATTAGCCAAAAATGCAGTAGTAGGTTTAGGCAATAGAAATGCAGTTTTTCTTTTAAATCACGGAACTCTTTGTGTGGGTAGAGACATAAAAGAAGCAATGAAAGTTTGTTATGTGGTAGAAAAAACAGCCCATATTTATATCTTAAGTAAAAACCTGGGAAAGTGTAGAATAATCTCCAAAGAAGACATTAAGGTAATGCAAGATTTTACTAAAAAATCTTATGGAAAAGATTAAAAACATGAATTTTGTGGTGGGAATTTATGACCATTCGTAACAAAACATTAGTTATCATTGTTATAATATTTATTATGTTGATTGTTGGATTATATTTCATTCTGGGAAGTGTTTTTCAGCAGGGCTTTATTCGAATAGAAGACAAAGAAGCTCATGACAATGTTAAGCAAGTGGTAAATATTTTATCTCGCGAGATCGATATTTTGGACATCTTTAATCGGGATTGGTCATCTTGGGATGATACCTATACTTTCATTGAAGACTC
It encodes the following:
- the yddG gene encoding aromatic amino acid efflux DMT transporter YddG; protein product: MKMDLSRENLNTIFGILAILLWGTTIAFSRSLAEQLGPITAASWIYMLSGIWSCIYLFSKTERIKKTLQLPLSYLIGCGIIFVFYMVCLYLAVGLAFSREQVIEVSIINYLWPGLTLVFSLPILHKKGKIMLIPGIIIAFVGFYLATVNSRMFSWETFKGNFQVNYLPYLFAFIAAISWGLYSNLVRRWAGHVEVGAVPLFLLATGLILTTIRLIFPEESCWTPRAVVELLYMSVFPTFLAYTFWDRAMRKGNIILVASLSYFTPLLSIIVSSLYLQVVIKPTLWIACALVIAGAIVCKFSIIDKTQEKSTF
- a CDS encoding class II aldolase/adducin family protein encodes the protein MKFEISEKFKKMIVDAGRELYQQNLTIGTWGNISILDPETGLVYIKPSGMDYHEISPEDIIVVDQEGKTIEGIRKPSIEMPMHLSVYHTRKDVGAIVHYHPIYSSVLAVTGFSLPGICEDFVQIVGEKVLCAKYALPGSDELAKNAVVGLGNRNAVFLLNHGTLCVGRDIKEAMKVCYVVEKTAHIYILSKNLGKCRIISKEDIKVMQDFTKKSYGKD